The Magnetospirillum sp. genome includes a region encoding these proteins:
- a CDS encoding PhoH family protein, which produces MSAPIVLAFDDTSLLSPLFGEHDRHLARIEQMLGVAIVSRGNQVRIQGPHSAMEAARDALNAVYAKLRKGMNVDLGEVEAAVRLSQPRSTEGGLDLFGAEGLAITTRKRRVAPRTANQGAYLKALKLNELVFGVGPAGTGKTYLAVAMAVDALTSGKVDRIILSRPAVEAGERLGFLPGDMREKVDPYLRPLYDALYDMLPGEQVTKRLATGEIEIAPLAFMRGRTLANAFAILDEAQNTTAMQMKMFLTRLGEGSRMVVTGDLSQVDLPPGTRSGLADALEALEGVQGIGTVRFLNQDVVRHPLVGRIVDAYDARDGAKK; this is translated from the coding sequence GTGAGCGCTCCCATCGTTCTGGCATTCGACGATACGTCGCTGCTCTCGCCTCTGTTCGGCGAACACGACCGGCATCTCGCCCGCATCGAACAGATGCTGGGTGTCGCCATCGTGTCGCGCGGCAACCAGGTTCGCATCCAAGGTCCGCATTCGGCAATGGAAGCCGCGCGCGACGCACTCAACGCCGTCTACGCCAAACTGCGCAAGGGGATGAACGTGGATCTGGGCGAAGTGGAAGCGGCCGTGCGTCTTTCGCAGCCGCGCAGCACCGAGGGCGGGCTCGATCTTTTCGGCGCCGAGGGACTTGCGATCACCACGCGCAAGCGCCGTGTCGCACCGCGCACGGCCAACCAAGGCGCTTACTTGAAAGCCCTCAAGCTCAACGAGCTTGTGTTCGGCGTGGGGCCGGCGGGCACGGGCAAAACCTATCTCGCCGTCGCGATGGCGGTCGACGCGCTCACGTCGGGCAAGGTCGATCGCATCATCCTGTCGCGCCCGGCGGTCGAGGCGGGCGAGCGCTTGGGCTTCCTGCCGGGCGACATGCGCGAGAAGGTCGATCCATACTTGCGCCCGCTCTACGACGCGCTTTACGACATGCTGCCCGGCGAACAGGTGACCAAGCGCCTGGCCACCGGCGAGATCGAAATCGCACCGCTCGCCTTCATGCGCGGCCGTACGCTTGCCAACGCGTTTGCGATTCTCGACGAGGCGCAGAACACAACCGCCATGCAGATGAAGATGTTTTTGACGCGTCTTGGCGAAGGCAGCCGCATGGTCGTGACCGGCGATTTGAGCCAGGTCGATTTGCCGCCGGGAACGCGTTCGGGCCTCGCCGACGCGCTCGAAGCGCTCGAAGGCGTGCAAGGCATCGGCACCGTGCGTTTCCTCAATCAAGACGTCGTGC
- the miaB gene encoding tRNA (N6-isopentenyl adenosine(37)-C2)-methylthiotransferase MiaB — MSANDRLQNEFAARVKKLHIKTYGCQMNVYDSARMADVLAPLGYRPVDQAEGADLVILNTCHIREKASEKVFSELGRLKPLKDRDGTLLAVAGCVAQAEGEAILARAPYVDVVLGPQAYHRLPELVARAARGAGTALDTDFPVDVKFDHLPAPATAQGVSAFLTVQEGCDKFCTFCVVPYTRGAEYSRTPASIEAEARALVANGAAELTLLGQNVNAYHGRDETGAEIGLGALMRRLSRIDGLKRLRYTTSHPRDMDEDLIAAHADTAAVMPYVHLPVQSGSNRILDAMNRGHTADQYRALVRRLRAARPDIALSSDFIVGFPGETEADFEATLALVAEIGFAAAYSFKYSPRPGTPAALIAAQVPEPVQDARLQRLQALLRDQQDAFNRALVGKTVPVLYAREGRHAGQLVGKTPWLQPVHAHASAAAAGQVLETRILALAPNSLAGEICDTQFDSAERRSA; from the coding sequence TTGTCCGCCAATGATAGGCTGCAGAATGAGTTTGCGGCGCGCGTGAAAAAGCTCCACATCAAAACATATGGCTGCCAGATGAACGTCTACGACTCCGCCCGCATGGCGGATGTCCTGGCGCCACTCGGCTATCGGCCTGTCGATCAGGCCGAAGGGGCCGACCTCGTCATTCTCAACACCTGCCATATCCGCGAAAAAGCGTCCGAGAAGGTCTTTTCCGAATTGGGCCGTCTTAAGCCGCTTAAAGACCGCGACGGCACCTTGCTGGCGGTCGCAGGCTGCGTGGCCCAGGCCGAAGGCGAAGCCATTCTTGCGCGGGCACCCTACGTAGACGTCGTTCTGGGTCCGCAAGCCTATCACCGTCTGCCCGAGCTTGTGGCGCGTGCGGCGCGTGGGGCCGGTACCGCACTCGATACCGATTTTCCGGTCGACGTGAAGTTCGACCATCTGCCGGCCCCGGCGACCGCTCAAGGCGTGTCGGCGTTTCTCACCGTGCAGGAAGGATGCGACAAATTCTGCACCTTCTGCGTGGTGCCCTATACGCGCGGGGCCGAATATTCGCGCACGCCCGCTTCGATCGAAGCCGAGGCGCGTGCGCTTGTGGCGAACGGGGCCGCCGAACTCACGCTGCTCGGCCAGAATGTGAATGCCTATCACGGGCGCGACGAAACCGGCGCCGAGATCGGGCTTGGTGCTTTGATGCGCAGGCTTTCGCGCATCGACGGGCTCAAGCGGCTGCGCTACACCACTTCGCATCCGCGCGACATGGATGAAGATCTGATCGCCGCCCACGCGGATACGGCGGCCGTGATGCCTTACGTGCATCTGCCCGTGCAGTCGGGCTCGAACCGCATTCTCGATGCGATGAATCGCGGCCACACGGCCGACCAGTATCGCGCGCTCGTGCGCCGCCTGCGCGCAGCACGCCCCGATATCGCACTCTCGAGCGATTTCATCGTCGGTTTCCCCGGCGAAACCGAAGCGGATTTCGAAGCCACCCTGGCGCTTGTTGCCGAGATCGGCTTTGCCGCTGCCTACTCGTTCAAGTATTCGCCGCGTCCGGGCACGCCCGCCGCCCTCATCGCCGCCCAAGTGCCCGAGCCTGTGCAGGATGCGCGGCTGCAGCGCCTGCAGGCATTGCTGCGCGACCAGCAGGATGCCTTCAATCGCGCACTCGTGGGCAAAACCGTGCCGGTCCTCTATGCGCGCGAGGGCCGCCATGCGGGCCAGCTCGTCGGCAAAACGCCGTGGCTGCAGCCTGTGCATGCGCACGCGTCTGCCGCAGCGGCGGGCCAAGTTCTGGAAACGCGCATATTGGCGCTGGCGCCGAATTCGTTGGCCGGCGAAATCTGCGATACGCAGTTCGATTCGGCGGAAAGGCGGTCGGCGTGA
- a CDS encoding lysophospholipid acyltransferase family protein, with protein sequence MDQIASRMLAGLRAAAYVALTLPLMPLQALFVALDWRAASALPRWYHARCASLFGIVIKTTGMPVADRPVLFVANHVSYIDIVALSAVAEVSFVAKTEIAGWPFFGWLAKLQRTVFVGRQRNRVADEKSALETRLTQGGALVLFAEGTTGDGNRTRPFKSALFAAADRAGVVVQPVTIAYTRLDGMPLCRALRPAVAWYGDMELLPHLWRLIGLGQLGVEIVFHPATSLAAAGSRKALSQHCESTISHTLAAINAGRPVAA encoded by the coding sequence TTGGACCAAATCGCCTCGCGCATGCTGGCCGGTCTTCGGGCGGCCGCCTATGTCGCTTTGACGCTGCCGTTGATGCCGTTGCAGGCTTTGTTCGTGGCGCTGGATTGGCGAGCCGCAAGCGCGTTGCCGCGCTGGTACCATGCGCGCTGTGCAAGCCTGTTCGGCATCGTCATCAAAACCACCGGCATGCCGGTTGCGGATCGGCCGGTACTGTTTGTGGCGAACCACGTGTCGTATATCGACATCGTCGCCTTGTCGGCGGTGGCCGAAGTGAGTTTCGTCGCCAAGACCGAAATCGCCGGCTGGCCGTTTTTCGGCTGGCTTGCCAAACTCCAGCGCACGGTTTTTGTCGGTCGCCAGCGCAACCGTGTCGCCGACGAAAAATCCGCACTCGAAACGCGCCTGACGCAGGGCGGCGCACTTGTGCTGTTCGCCGAGGGAACCACCGGCGACGGCAACCGCACGCGGCCCTTCAAGAGCGCTTTGTTCGCCGCCGCCGACCGGGCAGGCGTGGTCGTGCAACCGGTCACGATCGCCTATACGCGGCTCGACGGCATGCCGCTGTGCCGCGCCTTGCGCCCTGCGGTGGCCTGGTACGGCGACATGGAATTGCTGCCGCATCTGTGGCGGCTCATCGGGCTGGGGCAGCTCGGCGTGGAAATCGTCTTCCATCCGGCCACCAGCCTCGCCGCTGCCGGGTCGCGCAAGGCCTTGTCCCAGCACTGCGAATCGACGATTTCGCACACGCTGGCGGCGATCAATGCCGGCCGTCCGGTGGCCGCTTGA
- a CDS encoding GNAT family N-acetyltransferase, translating to MTAHAAMFDALLSGGAMPGLGFPAAGLPAPGLADAGLRLGSLEVRLAETEAEIDAAQALRYKVFVEEMGARPTGPAADRKRDADRYDEYCDHLLVLDHAKATGPAAIVGTYRLLRRSVADRHHGFYSAGEFDISRMLAAEGELLELGRSCVDVAHRNRPTMQLLWKGIAAYVFAYDVKILFGCASLPGTDVSAHAGALGYLHHNHLAPERIRARALPERYVSMDLIAADQAVHEDAARAFDARAVIAALPPLIKGYLRVGGFVGDGAVIDHEFNTIDVCIQVVTDAVTSKYLKHYSREVGASSAD from the coding sequence ATGACCGCTCATGCCGCGATGTTCGATGCGCTTTTGTCGGGCGGGGCGATGCCCGGCCTAGGATTTCCCGCCGCCGGCCTTCCCGCCCCCGGCCTTGCAGACGCAGGGCTTCGTTTGGGCTCGCTCGAAGTGCGCTTGGCCGAGACGGAAGCCGAGATCGATGCGGCACAGGCCCTGCGCTACAAAGTCTTCGTCGAGGAAATGGGCGCGCGGCCAACCGGGCCTGCCGCCGATCGCAAACGCGACGCCGACCGCTACGACGAATATTGCGACCATCTGCTCGTGCTCGACCACGCCAAGGCCACGGGCCCGGCTGCGATCGTGGGCACCTACCGGCTGCTGCGTCGCTCGGTCGCCGACCGCCATCATGGATTTTATTCGGCCGGCGAGTTCGACATTTCGCGCATGCTGGCAGCCGAGGGCGAGTTGCTCGAACTCGGCCGCTCGTGCGTCGATGTCGCCCATCGCAATCGCCCGACCATGCAGCTGCTGTGGAAGGGCATTGCCGCTTACGTCTTCGCGTACGACGTCAAGATTCTGTTCGGCTGCGCGAGCCTGCCGGGTACGGATGTTTCGGCGCACGCAGGCGCGCTTGGCTATCTGCACCACAACCATCTTGCCCCCGAACGCATCCGCGCGCGCGCTTTGCCGGAGCGCTACGTGTCGATGGATCTGATTGCCGCCGACCAGGCGGTGCATGAAGATGCCGCGCGCGCCTTCGATGCGCGCGCCGTGATTGCGGCATTGCCGCCGCTCATCAAAGGCTATCTGCGTGTGGGCGGTTTCGTCGGCGACGGGGCAGTGATCGACCACGAATTCAACACGATCGACGTCTGCATCCAGGTCGTGACCGATGCGGTCACATCCAAATATCTCAAGCACTACAGCCGCGAAGTCGGCGCTTCGAGCGCGGACTGA
- a CDS encoding Fur family transcriptional regulator: protein MPQRIEQLCVEKGLKMTGQRRVIARVLAESTDHPDVEQVYRRASAIDPRISIATVYRTVKLFEEANILARLDFGDGRSRYEEAPEEHHDHLIDIKGGTVIEFHNEEIERLQREVARQHGYELVGHRLELYGVPLAAHDPALAKKKEIPQ from the coding sequence ATGCCACAGCGAATCGAGCAGCTTTGCGTCGAAAAAGGTCTGAAGATGACCGGCCAGCGACGCGTGATCGCGCGGGTTCTGGCCGAATCGACGGACCACCCGGACGTCGAACAGGTCTATCGCCGCGCCTCGGCCATCGATCCGCGCATTTCCATCGCCACCGTCTACCGCACCGTCAAGCTATTCGAAGAGGCCAATATCCTGGCGCGCCTCGATTTCGGCGACGGCCGCTCGCGCTACGAAGAAGCACCCGAAGAGCATCACGACCACCTGATCGACATCAAAGGCGGCACGGTGATCGAATTCCACAACGAAGAAATCGAACGTCTGCAGCGGGAAGTGGCGCGCCAGCATGGCTACGAGCTGGTCGGCCATCGTCTCGAACTCTACGGCGTGCCGTTGGCGGCACACGATCCAGCGCTTGCGAAGAAAAAGGAAATCCCGCAATGA
- a CDS encoding MucR family transcriptional regulator has protein sequence MKPEAPRNADLLTLTANIVAAHAAKNALDGDALQALIRQTYQTLAGIETGSTPVERPQPAVAIKKSVTNDFIVCLEDGKKLKMLKRHLKSAYNMSPEQYRERWGLPPEYPMVAPNYAKKRSQLARDLGLGTKAKRRRGGNGD, from the coding sequence ATGAAACCGGAAGCGCCGCGCAACGCCGACTTGCTGACGTTGACGGCCAATATCGTGGCCGCCCACGCGGCCAAAAACGCGCTTGACGGCGATGCCCTCCAGGCCCTTATTCGCCAGACTTATCAAACGCTTGCGGGCATTGAAACGGGCTCAACCCCGGTCGAGCGGCCGCAGCCGGCGGTGGCGATCAAAAAGTCGGTGACCAACGATTTCATCGTCTGCCTGGAAGATGGAAAGAAGCTCAAGATGTTGAAAAGACATCTGAAATCGGCCTACAACATGTCGCCCGAACAATATCGCGAGCGCTGGGGCCTGCCGCCTGAATATCCGATGGTCGCCCCCAATTATGCCAAGAAGCGCAGCCAGTTGGCGCGCGATCTCGGCTTGGGTACCAAGGCGAAACGGCGGCGCGGCGGCAATGGGGACTAA
- a CDS encoding GNAT family N-acetyltransferase produces MIEIHPVDRAYSAVLSALHCECLDEGWGPSAMADVMRSPGVYALMAFDGEAPVGFALGRLAGDAAELLSLGVLAPYRRQGVGRALVRAVAACVPRVTAVFLEVAEDNRGAQRLYSGLGFAEVGRRANYYARGGGRFVAALTMSAAPTTLG; encoded by the coding sequence ATGATCGAAATCCATCCGGTCGACCGAGCCTATAGCGCCGTTCTGTCGGCCTTGCATTGCGAATGTCTCGACGAAGGTTGGGGTCCGAGTGCGATGGCCGACGTGATGCGCTCGCCGGGCGTCTACGCGCTGATGGCGTTCGACGGCGAAGCGCCGGTTGGTTTTGCCCTGGGCCGTCTTGCGGGCGATGCGGCCGAGCTTCTCAGCCTCGGCGTGCTGGCGCCCTATCGCCGCCAAGGGGTGGGCCGGGCCTTGGTACGCGCGGTTGCGGCCTGCGTGCCGCGCGTGACGGCCGTCTTCCTCGAGGTCGCCGAAGACAATCGTGGCGCCCAGCGCCTCTATAGCGGGCTCGGCTTTGCCGAAGTTGGCCGTCGGGCAAACTATTATGCGCGCGGCGGCGGGCGTTTTGTTGCCGCTTTGACGATGTCGGCGGCACCCACGACGCTTGGCTAA
- the tsaB gene encoding tRNA (adenosine(37)-N6)-threonylcarbamoyltransferase complex dimerization subunit type 1 TsaB produces MKILAFDTSFAAVSACVRVDGQSRAWRHVVTSRGHAEILLPMVAEVLAEAAVAASEIDCVATVRGPGHFTGLRAGIAAAQGFAQASGACLVGFDAFAVVAAQMGALGDGEQRLIVFDSKRAEVFFQLDGQAPGAVKPADFAPLGDAFLVGGDVASVFVERLRTLGKAARMDPGTSLPDARTIALLAEATSADTGPLLPLYIHPPATTVPKAQ; encoded by the coding sequence ATGAAAATTCTGGCCTTCGATACGAGCTTTGCGGCCGTTTCGGCCTGCGTGCGGGTCGATGGTCAGTCGCGCGCGTGGCGCCATGTCGTCACCTCGCGCGGCCATGCCGAAATCCTGCTGCCGATGGTGGCCGAGGTGCTGGCCGAGGCAGCCGTTGCCGCATCCGAAATCGATTGCGTTGCGACCGTGCGCGGGCCCGGCCATTTCACGGGCCTGCGCGCCGGGATCGCGGCCGCACAGGGTTTTGCGCAAGCCAGCGGCGCGTGCCTCGTCGGCTTCGATGCGTTTGCCGTGGTCGCCGCCCAAATGGGCGCACTTGGCGACGGCGAGCAGCGTTTGATCGTGTTCGATTCCAAACGCGCCGAGGTGTTTTTCCAACTCGATGGGCAAGCGCCAGGAGCCGTCAAACCCGCCGATTTTGCGCCGCTCGGTGACGCGTTTCTGGTCGGCGGCGATGTGGCGTCGGTCTTTGTCGAACGCCTGCGGACGCTGGGCAAAGCCGCGCGTATGGATCCCGGCACCAGCTTGCCCGATGCGCGCACGATTGCTTTGCTTGCGGAAGCGACGTCGGCGGATACCGGCCCGCTGCTGCCGCTCTATATCCATCCGCCTGCTACCACTGTTCCGAAGGCCCAATGA
- the ddpX gene encoding D-alanyl-D-alanine dipeptidase, translating into MTLVPIAAPKFDVDVDLRYATSDNFTGKPVYANAQAWLHADAADALARAIELAAALGLRFKIFDAFRPSEAQWALWNFRPDPDFIADPRRGSPHSRGVAVDLTLIDEASAAELDMGTEFDAFTTQSYHGDTTVSREAQRNRHILLGVMSAAGWDFYRREWWHYQLFDSRRYPVLSDSVLAAGQAGGLMAKP; encoded by the coding sequence ATGACTTTGGTGCCGATCGCCGCTCCGAAATTCGACGTCGATGTCGATCTGCGCTACGCGACGTCCGACAATTTTACGGGCAAACCGGTCTATGCCAACGCCCAAGCTTGGCTGCACGCAGATGCCGCCGACGCCCTTGCCCGCGCGATCGAATTGGCGGCAGCGCTCGGCTTGCGCTTCAAGATCTTCGATGCGTTTCGCCCGTCCGAAGCGCAATGGGCCTTGTGGAATTTCCGCCCCGATCCCGATTTCATCGCCGATCCGCGCCGCGGCTCGCCGCATTCGCGCGGTGTGGCGGTCGACCTCACGCTGATCGACGAGGCTTCCGCAGCCGAGCTCGACATGGGAACGGAATTCGATGCGTTCACGACGCAATCCTACCATGGCGACACGACGGTGAGCCGCGAGGCCCAGCGCAATCGCCATATCTTGCTGGGCGTCATGTCGGCGGCCGGCTGGGATTTCTACAGGCGCGAATGGTGGCACTATCAGCTCTTCGATTCGAGACGCTATCCGGTTCTGTCCGACAGCGTGCTGGCGGCAGGGCAGGCAGGCGGCCTGATGGCGAAGCCTTAG
- a CDS encoding glycosyltransferase family 4 protein has product MKRLTVIVKGWPRLSETFVAQELVGLEALGLELDIWSLRHPTDTRRHALHLQLKARVRYLPEYLWQEPGRVLRGIAAALRLPGWGAALRTFLKDWRRDPTSNRGRRFGQACVLAAEMEPATAHLYAHFIHTPGSVARYAAILRGLSWSASAHAKDIWTTPAWEKAEKLADMAWCTTCTAAGAAHLNALVPGKTHLVYHGLDLARWPAPTQARASRNGTDPSDPVQIVSVGRLVAKKGYDDLIAALGQLDKNIAWRLIHIGGGPLKESLQAQASAAGIAARIDWRGAQDQTDVRAALAAGDLFVLASRIAADGDRDGLPNVLMEAASQGLALIATEVAAIPEFVTATCGVLVPPGDPSALAVALQSLIGDPAARARLGDAAQSRVQRDFPFARGREALYQLLQPCLSPPMPR; this is encoded by the coding sequence GTGAAACGGCTTACCGTCATCGTCAAAGGCTGGCCGCGCCTGTCGGAAACCTTCGTGGCGCAGGAATTGGTCGGGCTCGAGGCGTTGGGCCTCGAACTCGACATATGGTCGCTGCGCCACCCGACCGACACGCGCCGCCACGCGCTGCATCTGCAGCTCAAAGCCCGCGTGCGCTATCTGCCGGAATATCTGTGGCAGGAGCCGGGCCGCGTGTTGCGCGGGATCGCTGCCGCCTTGCGCCTGCCGGGCTGGGGTGCTGCTTTGCGCACCTTCCTCAAAGATTGGCGGCGCGATCCAACGTCCAATCGCGGGCGTCGCTTCGGCCAGGCATGCGTGCTGGCGGCCGAGATGGAGCCGGCCACGGCCCATCTTTATGCGCATTTCATTCACACGCCGGGCTCGGTCGCGCGTTATGCGGCGATTCTGCGCGGACTCAGCTGGTCGGCCTCGGCACACGCCAAAGACATCTGGACCACGCCGGCCTGGGAAAAAGCCGAAAAACTCGCCGACATGGCATGGTGCACGACGTGCACCGCCGCGGGGGCCGCGCATCTGAATGCGCTCGTGCCGGGCAAGACCCATCTCGTCTATCACGGGCTCGATCTCGCCCGCTGGCCCGCCCCCACCCAGGCGCGGGCGTCGCGCAACGGGACGGATCCAAGCGATCCCGTGCAGATCGTTTCGGTCGGTCGATTGGTCGCCAAAAAAGGCTACGACGACCTGATTGCGGCCTTGGGCCAGCTCGACAAAAACATCGCTTGGCGCCTTATCCATATCGGCGGCGGCCCGCTCAAAGAGAGCCTGCAGGCGCAAGCTTCGGCGGCCGGCATTGCCGCGCGCATCGACTGGCGCGGTGCGCAAGACCAGACGGACGTGCGCGCGGCGCTGGCGGCAGGCGATCTGTTCGTGCTGGCAAGCCGCATTGCCGCCGATGGCGACCGCGACGGGCTGCCCAATGTGCTGATGGAAGCGGCAAGCCAGGGCCTCGCGCTGATTGCAACCGAAGTCGCCGCGATTCCTGAATTCGTGACAGCAACCTGCGGCGTGCTCGTCCCGCCCGGCGACCCGTCGGCTTTGGCAGTGGCTTTGCAAAGCCTGATCGGCGACCCGGCCGCACGCGCGCGACTGGGTGACGCAGCCCAAAGCCGCGTGCAGCGCGATTTTCCGTTCGCGCGCGGACGCGAAGCGCTCTACCAATTGCTCCAACCATGCTTGTCGCCGCCTATGCCCCGCTGA
- a CDS encoding glycosyltransferase family 4 protein, which translates to MLVAAYAPLKPPDHPVPSGDRRVARLLDAALVLAGHRVEWPSRFRSRDGAGNRLRQLRLALLGGRLADRLLRRLAARPTGQRPQAWITYHLYYKAPDHLGPTVARGLGIPYIVVEASLAAKQLGGKWDMGHRATVAALGQASAIVSLNPGDVPAIDAFRNPRIPHYLLPPFLAADSYSQSRPRTAPPARLLAVGMMRKGDKRRSYAVLAQALARLKTPWQLEIVGDGPMRSEIEADFAAFGERVRFHGECDEARMAALRGASDIYVWPAIGEAFGMALLEAQASGLPAVAGATPGVAAIVVDGQTGLLATLGDAAEFAQALATLCLDTGLRAKMGRAAFEKIRAQHDIAGAADLFDRILRRQA; encoded by the coding sequence ATGCTTGTCGCCGCCTATGCCCCGCTGAAACCACCCGACCATCCGGTGCCATCCGGCGACCGGCGCGTGGCGCGGCTGCTCGACGCGGCCCTCGTGCTTGCGGGCCATCGCGTGGAATGGCCGTCGCGCTTCCGCAGCCGCGACGGAGCCGGCAATCGCTTGCGCCAATTGCGCTTGGCCCTGCTGGGCGGGCGCTTGGCCGACCGGCTATTGCGCCGGCTTGCGGCACGCCCGACCGGGCAGCGCCCGCAAGCCTGGATCACCTACCATCTCTACTACAAAGCCCCCGACCATCTGGGGCCGACGGTCGCGCGCGGACTCGGCATTCCCTATATCGTGGTCGAGGCCTCGCTCGCCGCCAAGCAATTGGGCGGCAAATGGGACATGGGCCATCGCGCGACCGTGGCGGCCCTTGGCCAAGCCTCGGCCATCGTCTCGCTCAATCCGGGCGACGTGCCGGCGATCGACGCGTTCCGCAATCCGCGCATCCCGCATTATCTGCTGCCGCCGTTTCTGGCGGCCGACAGCTATTCGCAAAGCCGCCCGCGCACAGCGCCGCCCGCACGCTTGCTGGCCGTGGGCATGATGCGCAAAGGCGACAAGCGCCGCTCATATGCGGTGCTGGCGCAAGCGCTGGCACGGCTCAAAACACCGTGGCAGCTTGAAATCGTCGGCGACGGGCCGATGCGCAGCGAAATCGAAGCGGATTTTGCGGCCTTCGGCGAACGCGTGCGCTTCCACGGCGAATGCGATGAGGCGCGGATGGCGGCCTTGCGCGGCGCCAGCGACATCTATGTGTGGCCCGCGATCGGTGAAGCGTTCGGCATGGCGCTGCTCGAAGCGCAGGCAAGCGGCCTGCCGGCCGTGGCGGGGGCCACACCTGGCGTTGCCGCGATTGTCGTCGATGGCCAGACCGGCCTGCTTGCAACCCTCGGCGATGCGGCCGAATTCGCGCAAGCGCTCGCCACCTTGTGCCTCGACACGGGGCTTCGCGCCAAGATGGGCCGGGCCGCATTCGAAAAAATTCGTGCGCAGCACGACATTGCAGGTGCCGCCGACCTGTTCGACCGAATCCTGCGGCGGCAAGCATGA
- a CDS encoding histidine phosphatase family protein, whose protein sequence is MSGASTKDGRIYVAFMRHGPTAWNGARRLQGRADIEITPRSQHFLEERRLPREFGHFRVLCSPLRRCRQTAEILGLNAEIEPRLIEMDWGEFEGHTIEELRVSHNFDFVENEKRGLDFQPPGGESPRMVQERVAPLLREIALEGLDTLCVTHRGIFRAVYARARNWDMIGPPPDKLDLYSLHVFALDADGTPHVEALNLALKRRWLKS, encoded by the coding sequence ATGAGCGGCGCAAGCACGAAGGACGGGCGCATCTATGTGGCCTTCATGCGCCACGGCCCAACCGCCTGGAACGGCGCACGCCGGCTGCAGGGGCGGGCCGACATCGAAATTACGCCGCGTTCGCAGCATTTCCTCGAAGAGCGCCGCCTACCGCGCGAATTCGGGCATTTCCGCGTGCTGTGCTCGCCTTTGCGTCGCTGCCGCCAGACGGCCGAGATCCTCGGCCTCAACGCCGAAATCGAGCCGCGTTTGATCGAAATGGATTGGGGCGAATTCGAGGGCCACACGATCGAAGAATTGCGCGTGTCGCACAATTTCGATTTCGTCGAAAACGAAAAGCGCGGCCTCGATTTCCAGCCGCCAGGCGGCGAATCGCCGCGCATGGTTCAGGAACGCGTCGCGCCTTTGCTGCGCGAGATCGCCCTCGAGGGGCTCGACACGCTATGCGTCACGCATCGCGGCATTTTCCGCGCGGTCTATGCGCGCGCGCGCAACTGGGACATGATCGGCCCGCCGCCCGATAAGCTCGATCTCTATTCGCTGCATGTTTTCGCCCTCGATGCGGACGGCACGCCGCATGTCGAAGCGCTCAATCTGGCGCTGAAGCGGCGATGGCTGAAATCCTGA